Within Labeo rohita strain BAU-BD-2019 unplaced genomic scaffold, IGBB_LRoh.1.0 scaffold_427, whole genome shotgun sequence, the genomic segment AAGTGCACTTCTAACTACTTTAACTTATCAACTATTGACTATAAGCACATCCACACATCCATCCTCAATACCGTCTTGTTTTCCACAGCGCGGAAAGTTTTTGGAACAGTCCAAATCACGAATACAGGCGGGAGGGTTTGGAATAGTCCACTTTCGAGGGGTGGCCTTTCTTACAGCCGCCCCCAAATTCACATAGTGAATTTGAACAACAAGAAAGGCCCTACTCAGTATTGGAATGTCACTCAGGCAATGGAGGTAGGCTGATGATCTTTGTCACTGGCCTTAGGTAAGTTCTGTCCTTCACCTTGATCTCAGCTGATCTGACTCGATTATCCTTTCCAGGAAAAACTTGAACAATCCTTCCAATAGGCCAGAGTGCACAAGGTAGTTGTTGGTCTACAATCATAACAGTCTCACCTATCTGTAGGTTGTCTGTTTCTGACATCCATTTCTGTCTGATTTGAAGGCTAGGCAGATAATTGCGGATGAATTGCTTCCAAAAGTGATCGGCCAATAGCTGACTGTGCCTCCATCTCCGTCGACTCAGAAGCTCAGAATCCTGGTATGTCACTTGTGGAAGTGAGGCATCCCGCCGCCCCATCAACAGGATGTTGGGTGTAACTGGGTCTGGGTCAGCGATGTCTGAAGATGTGTAACCAAGAGGTTTGGCATTGAGAATCCCCTCGATTTCAATGAGAACAGTCCGCAATACTTCTTCAGTGACTGTCTGTGATCCGAGGGTCACTTGCAGGGCTGTTTTCAGGGACCGAATCTCCCGCTCCCAGCATCCACCGAAATGTGGGGCATTAGGTGGATTGAACACAAACTTGATTTGCTGACTTGCGAGTTGAGCTTGGAGTTCAGGCTGAAGAGCAGTGTAGGCATCTCGAAGCTCCCTTTCTCCACCTTTGAAATTTGTTCCCTGATCTGATAGGATTTCAAAGGGTTTTCCTCGTCGAGCAATGAAGCGACGAAGGGCCATCAGGAAGGAATCACTGTCCAGACTTGCGAGGAGATCGATATGCACTGCACGGGTGGTCATA encodes:
- the LOC127160686 gene encoding uncharacterized protein LOC127160686, yielding MPPLAHVNQDSELKKSTFCGLLTSALSLPDPQQFHTFIDYLNALIQSSAESSPSIATAEDYKEAELTALRQIQAESFPDEVFHLKSGKTLPTNSRLLCLAPELDISTNLIRVGGRLRQISSLEEDNIHPIILDPHHPLTKLIIKDYDDRLHHPGPERVFSELRRKYWILRGRAAVRHHQRQCTECQKWRAKPHPPRMADLPPARLRIHQPVFYSTGIDCFGPYLIKVGRRNEKRWGIIFKCMTTRAVHIDLLASLDSDSFLMALRRFIARRGKPFEILSDQGTNFKGGERELRDAYTALQPELQAQLASQQIKFVFNPPNAPHFGGCWEREIRSLKTALQVTLGSQTVTEEVLRTVLIEIEGILNAKPLGYTSSDIADPDPVTPNILLMGRRDASLPQVTYQDSELLSRRRWRHSQLLADHFWKQFIRNYLPSLQIRQKWMSETDNLQIGETVMIVDQQLPCALWPIGRIVQVFPGKDNRVRSAEIKVKDRTYLRPVTKIISLPPLPE